One Microbacterium sp. No. 7 genomic window carries:
- a CDS encoding proline--tRNA ligase: MVTRLSHYFLRTLREDPADAEVASHKLLVRAGYIRRQAPGIFAWLPIGLRVKARIEQIIRDEMTAAGAYEVHFPALLPREPYEATGRWEEYGDGIFRLKDRKDADYLLAPTHEEVFTLLVKDLYSSYKDLPLTIYQIQDKYRDEARPRAGLLRGREFTMKDAYSFDHTDAGLDSSYQAQRDAYERIFQRLGLEYVIVQADAGAMGGSRSEEFLHPTPIGEDTFVRSAGGYTANVEAFTTVAPEARPFDGLPAPVIFDSPDTPTIETLVAHSNAVLDGEYAAADTLKNVVLALTHLDGTRELVIVGIPGDRDVDDKRAEVAFAPAAVEAATPEDFERHPLLVKGYIGPWSEQGAILGEESATGIRYLLDPRVVDGTSWITGANIDQKHVHSLVAGRDFAADGFVEVANVREGDPAPDGSGPVTLARGTEIGHVFQLGRKYAEALGLKVLDENGKLVTVTMGSYGIGVTRILALIAELNHDDKGLLWPASVAPFDVHVVATGKDAVAFDLAASVAAGLEAAGLDVLYDDRAKVSPGVKFADAEIIGIPRILIVGRGAADGQVELWDRRSGDREVVPVDDALARLTAR; this comes from the coding sequence GTGGTCACCCGTCTCTCGCACTATTTCCTGCGCACGCTGCGCGAAGACCCCGCCGACGCCGAGGTCGCCTCGCACAAGCTGCTCGTCCGCGCCGGCTACATCCGGCGCCAGGCGCCGGGCATCTTCGCGTGGCTGCCGATCGGCCTGCGGGTCAAGGCGCGCATCGAGCAGATCATCCGCGACGAGATGACCGCCGCGGGCGCCTACGAGGTGCACTTCCCCGCGCTGCTGCCGCGCGAGCCCTACGAGGCGACCGGCCGCTGGGAGGAGTACGGCGACGGCATCTTCCGCCTCAAGGACCGCAAGGACGCCGACTACCTGCTCGCGCCGACGCACGAGGAGGTCTTCACGCTGCTCGTGAAGGACCTGTACTCGTCGTACAAGGACCTGCCGCTGACGATCTACCAGATCCAGGACAAGTACCGCGACGAGGCGCGGCCCCGCGCGGGCCTGCTGCGCGGCCGCGAGTTCACGATGAAGGACGCGTACTCGTTCGACCACACCGACGCGGGCCTGGACTCCAGCTATCAGGCGCAGCGCGACGCCTACGAGCGCATCTTCCAGCGCCTGGGGCTCGAGTACGTCATCGTGCAGGCGGATGCCGGCGCGATGGGCGGCTCGCGCAGCGAGGAGTTCCTGCACCCGACGCCCATCGGCGAGGACACGTTCGTGCGCTCGGCGGGCGGCTACACCGCCAACGTCGAGGCGTTCACGACCGTCGCGCCCGAGGCGCGTCCGTTCGACGGCCTGCCCGCGCCCGTGATCTTCGACTCGCCCGACACCCCGACGATCGAGACGCTCGTCGCGCACAGCAACGCCGTGCTGGACGGGGAGTACGCCGCCGCGGACACCCTCAAGAACGTCGTGCTCGCGCTCACGCACCTCGATGGCACGCGCGAGCTCGTGATCGTCGGCATCCCCGGCGACCGCGACGTCGACGACAAGCGCGCCGAGGTCGCCTTCGCGCCCGCGGCGGTGGAGGCCGCGACGCCCGAGGACTTCGAGCGGCACCCCCTGCTCGTCAAGGGCTACATCGGCCCCTGGTCGGAGCAGGGCGCGATCCTCGGCGAGGAGTCGGCGACCGGCATCCGCTACCTGCTCGACCCGCGGGTCGTCGACGGCACGTCGTGGATCACCGGCGCGAACATCGACCAGAAGCACGTGCACTCGCTCGTCGCGGGGCGCGACTTCGCGGCCGACGGCTTCGTCGAGGTCGCGAACGTGCGCGAGGGCGACCCCGCTCCCGACGGCTCGGGCCCCGTGACGCTCGCGCGCGGCACCGAGATCGGCCACGTGTTCCAGCTCGGCCGCAAGTACGCCGAGGCGCTGGGCCTGAAGGTGCTCGACGAGAACGGCAAGCTCGTGACCGTCACGATGGGCTCCTACGGCATCGGCGTCACGCGCATCCTCGCCCTCATCGCCGAGCTGAACCACGACGACAAGGGCCTGCTGTGGCCCGCGTCGGTCGCGCCGTTCGACGTGCACGTCGTCGCGACGGGCAAGGATGCCGTGGCCTTCGACCTCGCGGCATCCGTCGCCGCCGGTCTCGAGGCCGCGGGCCTCGACGTGCTCTACGACGACCGCGCCAAGGTGTCGCCCGGCGTGAAGTTCGCGGATGCCGAGATCATCGGCATCCCGCGGATCCTCATCGTCGGCCGCGGCGCCGCCGACGGCCAGGTCGAGCTGTGGGACCGCCGCTCGGGCGACCGCGAGGTCGTGCCGGTCGACGACGCGCTCGCGCGCCTGACCGCGCGCTGA